In the Arthrobacter zhaoxinii genome, one interval contains:
- the xylA gene encoding xylose isomerase: protein MTPSPSDRFTFGLWTIGWTGTDPFGTPTRADLDPIKGMHKLAELGAYGVTFHDNDLIPFDATAQERELILKNFTDALAETGLKVPMVTTNLFSHPVFKDGGFTSNDRSVRRFALRKVLTNIDLAAELGAETFVMWGGREGSEYDGSKDFAAAFDRMKEGVDTVAGYVKEKGYNLRLAIEPKPNEPRGDIFLPTIGHALAFISQLDNGDIVGLNPETGHEQMAGLNFTHGIAQALWSGKLFHIDLNGQKSIKFDQDLVFGHGDLTSAFFTVDLLENGFPNGGPRYEGPRHFDYKASRTEGYEGVWESAKANMGMYLMLKERALAFRADPEVQEALQYSGVTELGQPTLAAGESVADLLSDTASFEDFDANAAAERDFGFVKLNQLALEHLMGAR from the coding sequence ATGACGCCATCGCCTTCCGACCGTTTTACCTTCGGCCTCTGGACCATCGGCTGGACCGGAACCGATCCGTTCGGCACTCCCACCCGCGCGGACCTGGACCCCATCAAGGGCATGCACAAGCTCGCGGAACTAGGTGCCTACGGGGTGACCTTCCACGACAATGACCTGATTCCCTTCGACGCCACGGCGCAGGAGCGGGAACTGATCCTGAAGAACTTCACCGACGCGTTGGCGGAAACCGGCCTGAAGGTTCCCATGGTCACCACCAACCTGTTCAGCCACCCGGTGTTCAAGGACGGAGGCTTCACCTCCAATGACCGCTCCGTGCGACGCTTCGCACTGCGCAAGGTCCTGACGAACATCGATCTGGCCGCGGAACTCGGCGCCGAAACCTTCGTGATGTGGGGCGGCCGTGAAGGCAGCGAGTACGACGGATCCAAGGACTTCGCCGCAGCATTCGATCGGATGAAGGAAGGCGTGGACACTGTTGCCGGCTACGTCAAGGAAAAGGGTTACAACCTGCGCTTGGCGATTGAGCCCAAGCCGAACGAGCCGCGCGGCGACATCTTCCTGCCGACCATCGGCCACGCGCTGGCTTTCATCAGCCAGCTGGACAACGGCGACATTGTCGGCCTGAACCCGGAGACCGGTCACGAGCAGATGGCCGGGCTGAACTTCACCCACGGCATCGCCCAGGCCCTGTGGTCCGGCAAGCTGTTCCACATTGACCTCAACGGCCAGAAGTCGATCAAGTTCGACCAGGACCTGGTGTTCGGACACGGCGACCTCACGAGTGCCTTCTTCACCGTGGACCTGCTGGAAAACGGCTTCCCCAACGGTGGTCCGCGTTACGAAGGTCCGAGGCACTTCGACTACAAGGCCTCCCGCACCGAGGGCTACGAGGGTGTCTGGGAATCGGCCAAGGCCAACATGGGTATGTACCTGATGCTCAAGGAACGCGCCCTGGCGTTCCGCGCCGATCCGGAGGTGCAGGAAGCCCTGCAGTACTCCGGTGTTACCGAGCTGGGCCAGCCCACGCTGGCTGCCGGTGAGTCGGTTGCGGACCTGCTTTCCGACACGGCGTCCTTCGAGGACTTCGACGCCAACGCTGCCGCGGAACGCGACTTTGGCTTTGTGAAGCTGAACCAGCTGGCACTGGAACACCTGATGGGTGCCCGCTAA
- a CDS encoding nucleoside hydrolase, protein MHSSSSPKQPRRIPVIADVDTGVDDALALTFLARSPRIDLRAVTCVAGNTDVDQVLRNTLDVLDLAGRPDVPVARGAERPLINEPRNAHAFHGANGIGGLQLPASSTLASPLAAVELLHRTIEESPEPVTLLGIGPLTNLAVFLRAYPLTARKLERIVFMGGSAGIGNATSHAEFNAWHDPEALAVVLGSGVPVTMYGLDVFMLATLTAPQFLKLEASSDPGARLVGELLASGARTRAAGGVIGAEPLPRVSANDGTLDPMTIGDAGAACLIAAPETVVLEEYPVRVELTGHSRGQTLVDRRRIAGEDAVHGLLAPAPVISVAMALDHPAMVRTFLETVAPERAIRS, encoded by the coding sequence GTGCATTCCTCTTCCTCCCCGAAACAGCCGCGCCGCATCCCGGTGATTGCCGACGTCGACACCGGAGTGGACGATGCCCTGGCCCTGACCTTCCTGGCCCGCAGCCCGCGCATCGACCTGCGGGCCGTGACCTGCGTGGCGGGGAACACCGACGTCGACCAGGTCCTGCGCAACACCCTGGACGTGCTGGACCTTGCCGGGCGGCCGGACGTGCCGGTGGCCCGCGGGGCGGAGCGGCCGCTGATCAACGAGCCCCGCAATGCGCACGCCTTCCACGGTGCCAACGGGATCGGCGGGCTGCAGCTGCCGGCCAGCAGCACGCTGGCCTCGCCGCTGGCCGCCGTCGAACTGCTGCACCGCACCATCGAAGAGTCTCCGGAGCCGGTGACCCTGCTGGGGATCGGCCCGCTGACCAACCTGGCGGTGTTCCTGCGCGCCTACCCGCTCACCGCCCGGAAGCTGGAGCGGATTGTGTTTATGGGCGGGTCCGCCGGGATCGGCAATGCCACCTCGCATGCGGAGTTCAATGCCTGGCACGATCCCGAGGCGCTGGCGGTGGTGCTGGGCAGCGGTGTGCCGGTGACCATGTACGGGCTGGACGTCTTTATGCTGGCAACCCTCACCGCGCCGCAGTTCCTGAAACTGGAAGCTTCGTCGGATCCCGGGGCACGGCTCGTGGGCGAACTGCTGGCCTCGGGCGCGCGGACCAGGGCCGCCGGCGGGGTCATCGGCGCGGAACCGCTTCCCCGGGTGAGCGCGAATGACGGCACCCTCGATCCCATGACGATCGGCGACGCCGGAGCCGCCTGCCTGATCGCGGCGCCGGAGACCGTGGTGCTGGAGGAGTATCCGGTGCGGGTGGAGCTGACCGGGCACAGCCGCGGGCAGACCCTGGTGGACCGGAGGAGGATCGCCGGCGAAGACGCGGTGCACGGGCTGCTCGCTCCGGCACCGGTCATTTCGGTGGCCATGGCTCTGGACCACCCCGCCATGGTCCGGACCTTCCTGGAGACGGTGGCGCCGGAGCGGGCTATTCGTAGCTGA
- a CDS encoding xylulokinase, which yields MPLVAGVDSSTQSCKIVIRDAHTGALVREGTARHPAGTEVDPEAWWAAFQEAAAAAGGLDDVDAVSVGGQQHGMVCLDETGAVVRPALLWNDVRSAAAADKLVADAGPDGARYWAETTGSVPVASITATKLRWLAENEPENAARTAAVCLPHDWLSWRLAGFGPGSGAEGLAALTTDRSDASGTGYWSPSTGKYLPEVLEQTLGHVPQLPRVLGPLEAGGRTPAGALIGPGAGDNAAAGLGVAAGVGDVVVSIGTSGTVFAVADAPTSDATGLVAGFADATGNFLPLACTLNASRVLDATAALLGVDLNELTRLALSAPAGADGLVMVPYFEGERTPNLPDATGSLHGMTLRNFTPANLARAAVEAVACSLADGFAALKDTGVSAQRVILVGGAARSEAIQQSIAAVFGLPVTVPSPGEYVADGAARQAAALLTGAWPAWNDGASVVVTADPAPGVLQRYRQAAGTATLPAAR from the coding sequence ATGCCCCTCGTTGCCGGAGTCGACAGCTCCACCCAGTCCTGCAAAATAGTCATCCGCGACGCACACACCGGCGCACTGGTGCGCGAGGGCACGGCCCGCCACCCGGCGGGTACCGAGGTTGACCCGGAAGCGTGGTGGGCTGCGTTTCAAGAAGCGGCGGCGGCCGCCGGGGGACTGGACGACGTCGACGCCGTCTCGGTGGGCGGGCAGCAGCACGGCATGGTCTGCCTCGATGAAACCGGTGCAGTTGTCCGCCCGGCCCTGCTCTGGAACGATGTGCGTTCCGCTGCGGCTGCGGACAAGCTCGTTGCCGACGCCGGACCCGACGGCGCCCGCTACTGGGCCGAGACCACGGGATCGGTGCCCGTGGCCTCCATTACTGCCACGAAGCTGCGCTGGCTGGCGGAGAACGAACCGGAAAACGCCGCCCGAACGGCTGCTGTCTGCCTTCCGCATGACTGGCTGAGCTGGCGGCTGGCCGGTTTCGGCCCCGGCAGCGGCGCCGAAGGGCTGGCAGCGCTGACCACCGACCGGTCCGATGCCTCCGGCACCGGTTACTGGTCCCCGTCCACGGGGAAGTACCTGCCGGAGGTCCTCGAACAGACCCTCGGCCATGTCCCGCAGTTGCCCCGCGTACTGGGCCCGCTCGAGGCCGGCGGCCGTACCCCGGCCGGTGCCCTGATCGGCCCGGGTGCCGGCGACAACGCCGCGGCCGGACTGGGTGTTGCTGCCGGGGTAGGGGACGTGGTGGTCTCGATCGGCACCTCCGGCACCGTGTTTGCGGTCGCCGACGCTCCGACGTCGGACGCCACCGGTCTGGTGGCCGGTTTTGCCGACGCCACCGGCAACTTCCTGCCGCTGGCCTGCACCCTGAACGCCTCCCGCGTGCTGGACGCCACCGCGGCCCTGCTCGGGGTGGACCTGAATGAACTGACCCGGCTGGCCCTCTCCGCTCCGGCTGGTGCCGACGGTCTGGTGATGGTGCCTTACTTCGAGGGCGAACGCACCCCCAACCTGCCCGATGCCACCGGGTCCCTGCACGGTATGACGCTGCGGAACTTCACCCCGGCGAACCTGGCCCGTGCCGCCGTCGAGGCCGTGGCCTGCTCGCTCGCGGACGGCTTCGCGGCGTTGAAGGACACCGGGGTCTCCGCCCAGCGGGTGATTCTGGTGGGCGGCGCGGCCCGGTCCGAGGCAATCCAGCAGTCCATTGCGGCTGTCTTCGGCCTTCCGGTCACCGTCCCGAGTCCGGGGGAGTACGTCGCGGACGGTGCTGCCCGTCAGGCTGCCGCCCTGCTCACCGGAGCCTGGCCTGCCTGGAACGACGGCGCGTCGGTGGTGGTGACGGCCGATCCCGCCCCCGGGGTGCTGCAGCGTTACCGGCAGGCTGCCGGAACTGCGACGCTGCCGGCAGCCCGGTAG
- a CDS encoding cytoplasmic protein has translation MTQDPVESNPDHYKVVFENDRVRVLEYRDSPGHTSVMHRHPDSVMLTASPFRRRLHSGGGPGVVPGPGPGAGPGAGPGPLPGPGGPAPAPGGPTPAPGGGMDVELPAGAVRWLPAQEHYGENTGETDTHVFFVELKEPDPSGEMPGGAGPAGL, from the coding sequence ATGACTCAGGATCCCGTCGAGTCCAATCCCGACCATTACAAAGTGGTGTTCGAAAACGATCGCGTGCGCGTGCTTGAGTACCGCGACAGTCCCGGCCATACCAGCGTTATGCATCGGCATCCGGACAGCGTGATGCTCACCGCCAGTCCCTTTCGGCGGCGGTTGCACTCGGGCGGGGGACCCGGGGTAGTACCGGGACCAGGACCCGGAGCAGGTCCGGGAGCCGGTCCCGGGCCGTTGCCGGGGCCGGGCGGACCGGCTCCCGCTCCGGGCGGACCGACTCCCGCCCCGGGCGGCGGAATGGACGTGGAACTGCCCGCGGGTGCCGTTCGTTGGCTTCCCGCCCAGGAGCACTACGGTGAAAACACTGGAGAGACGGACACCCATGTGTTTTTCGTGGAGCTGAAGGAACCGGACCCGTCGGGGGAGATGCCGGGCGGGGCCGGGCCTGCCGGCCTCTGA
- a CDS encoding 3-hydroxyacyl-CoA dehydrogenase family protein, producing the protein MPARVGVLGGGRMGAGIAHAFLLAGAEVVVVERDGQAADAARTRVSGSAAKSVERGDTDQAPEQVTARASYAVDYAAFAGCGLVVEAVPEDFALKSAALRAVEEQLDDGAWLATNTSSLSVDRLAADLLRPENFCGLHFFNPVPASRLVELVLGAKTSENLAASAQGWIEALGKTAVVVRDAPGFASSRLGVAIALEAMRMVEEGVASAEDIDAAMTLGYRHPTGPLRTTDLVGLDVRLGIAEYLHSTLGERFAPPQILKDKVARGELGRKTGQGFFSYE; encoded by the coding sequence ATGCCAGCCCGGGTGGGGGTGCTGGGCGGCGGCCGGATGGGAGCCGGCATCGCCCACGCCTTCCTCCTGGCCGGCGCCGAGGTGGTGGTCGTCGAACGCGACGGGCAAGCGGCCGACGCCGCCCGCACCCGGGTCAGCGGCTCCGCCGCCAAGAGCGTGGAACGGGGAGACACCGATCAGGCTCCGGAGCAGGTCACCGCCCGGGCATCCTATGCAGTGGACTACGCAGCGTTTGCCGGCTGCGGTCTGGTGGTGGAGGCAGTGCCGGAGGACTTCGCGCTGAAGTCCGCGGCCCTGCGCGCGGTCGAGGAACAGCTCGACGACGGCGCCTGGCTGGCCACCAACACCTCCTCCCTGTCCGTGGACCGGCTGGCTGCGGACCTGCTGCGGCCGGAGAATTTCTGCGGGCTGCACTTCTTCAACCCGGTGCCCGCCTCCCGGCTGGTGGAACTGGTCCTCGGCGCCAAGACGTCCGAGAACCTGGCCGCCAGCGCACAGGGGTGGATCGAAGCCCTGGGTAAGACCGCCGTCGTCGTCCGCGATGCGCCCGGCTTTGCGTCCTCACGCCTCGGCGTTGCCATTGCGCTGGAGGCCATGCGGATGGTGGAGGAAGGCGTGGCGTCCGCCGAGGACATCGATGCAGCCATGACGCTGGGCTACCGCCACCCCACCGGACCGCTGCGCACCACGGACCTGGTGGGACTGGACGTGCGGCTGGGGATTGCCGAGTATCTGCATTCCACGCTGGGGGAGCGCTTCGCGCCGCCGCAGATCCTGAAGGACAAGGTGGCACGGGGCGAACTCGGGCGGAAGACCGGCCAGGGGTTCTTCAGCTACGAATAG
- a CDS encoding aldose-1-epimerase, with the protein MRTSFGPNGHPVELAAGDYRATILPVGAALAGLTRGGRHLVLPLDPDTIPQAFTGKVLMPWPNRIVGGRYTFEGTDYQVPVNEPETGMALHGLVAWDAWDVVESSPERVVLRHRLMGQPGYPFQLELEAVYALDAESGLSVELTAVNAGTASAPYGVSAHPYLTADQVSVDRCVLDVPAAQVLGGPEQPGRPLDLSELRDTAGTVLAFSAPEPIGARTADHAFTGLPDGDWQVTLTDPETGVGSVLSSVGKDAPWLQVYSGEKMDRLGVAVEPMTCPPDAFNSGEGLIVLAPGEEHRLAYRIAAA; encoded by the coding sequence ATGAGAACCTCTTTCGGCCCCAACGGCCATCCTGTCGAACTGGCTGCCGGGGATTACCGGGCCACCATTTTGCCCGTCGGGGCTGCGCTCGCCGGGCTGACCCGCGGGGGCCGGCACCTGGTGCTGCCGTTGGATCCGGACACCATCCCGCAGGCCTTCACCGGCAAGGTACTGATGCCCTGGCCGAACCGGATTGTCGGCGGCCGCTACACCTTCGAGGGCACCGACTACCAGGTTCCGGTCAATGAACCCGAGACCGGGATGGCCCTGCACGGGCTGGTGGCCTGGGACGCCTGGGATGTTGTTGAATCCTCGCCGGAGCGCGTGGTGCTGCGGCACCGGCTGATGGGCCAGCCCGGGTATCCGTTCCAGCTGGAGCTGGAAGCGGTCTATGCGCTCGACGCCGAGTCCGGGCTGAGTGTGGAGCTCACCGCCGTCAACGCCGGCACCGCGTCCGCGCCCTACGGCGTTTCGGCGCACCCGTACCTCACTGCAGACCAGGTGTCGGTGGACCGCTGTGTGCTGGACGTTCCCGCCGCGCAGGTTCTCGGCGGTCCCGAGCAGCCCGGCAGGCCGCTGGACCTGAGCGAACTGCGGGACACCGCGGGCACCGTGCTGGCCTTCTCCGCTCCGGAACCGATCGGTGCCCGCACTGCGGACCATGCCTTCACAGGCCTGCCCGACGGCGACTGGCAGGTGACGCTCACCGACCCGGAGACCGGCGTCGGCTCCGTGCTGTCCTCCGTCGGCAAGGATGCACCGTGGTTGCAGGTCTACTCCGGCGAGAAGATGGACCGCCTCGGCGTCGCCGTCGAACCGATGACCTGCCCACCGGACGCCTTCAATTCCGGGGAGGGCCTGATTGTGCTCGCTCCCGGTGAGGAGCATCGACTGGCTTACCGGATCGCTGCTGCCTAA
- a CDS encoding GNAT family N-acetyltransferase, translated as MQTLETARLTLRPFTAEDADFVLDLYSRMEVQRFLGVDPKLMRDRSEATTLIEAWTRRDDGTCGIWAVQEQDTGKLAGTLLLKPIPASGPERKPSGDIEIGWHFHPDSWGKGYASEAGVAVLAHAFAAGLPQVVAVTNPANTASMRVCKKIGMIPRGTTDRYYNTVCELFTAENPG; from the coding sequence ATGCAAACCCTGGAGACCGCTCGGCTGACTCTTCGCCCCTTCACCGCCGAGGATGCGGATTTCGTTCTCGATTTGTACTCCCGCATGGAGGTGCAGCGTTTTCTCGGCGTCGATCCGAAGCTGATGAGGGATCGGTCCGAGGCGACCACCCTGATCGAGGCATGGACCCGCAGGGACGACGGAACCTGCGGCATCTGGGCGGTACAGGAACAGGACACCGGGAAGCTGGCCGGGACTCTGCTGCTCAAGCCCATTCCGGCGTCGGGACCGGAAAGAAAACCCTCCGGCGACATTGAGATCGGCTGGCATTTCCATCCCGACAGTTGGGGCAAGGGGTACGCGTCGGAGGCCGGTGTGGCTGTGCTGGCACACGCGTTCGCTGCGGGGCTGCCGCAGGTCGTGGCCGTGACCAACCCTGCCAACACGGCGTCGATGCGAGTGTGTAAGAAGATCGGGATGATTCCCCGGGGCACCACGGACCGGTACTACAACACCGTCTGCGAGCTGTTCACGGCCGAGAACCCGGGCTAA
- a CDS encoding acetylxylan esterase, translating into MYSDLPADQLAAYRGSTSAPEDLDRFWAETLDEARTYPLAVEVTPYPSGLRTVELYDVVFPGFGGEPIRAWLRLPARNLREDSDGPLPGVVQFVGYGGGRGDAHENLFWASAGFAHLQMDTRGQGAGWSKGATPDGAGSAGPQVPGMMTRGVLDPQTYYYRRLFTDAVRAVEAMRSLPQVSSVQVDPMRIAVLGQSQGAALALAVSALCPDVAAVVAFVPFLSDFPRAVSVTDSYPYREIRDYLAVQRGQVETVMETLAYFDTVNLVPRATAPALFSVALMDTTTPPSTVYAAYNTYAGPKELTVWPFNGHEAGAIEDDVAALAFLQKQLAG; encoded by the coding sequence ATGTACTCCGATCTGCCCGCCGATCAGCTCGCCGCCTACCGGGGCAGCACCAGTGCACCGGAAGATCTGGACCGTTTCTGGGCAGAGACCCTGGATGAGGCACGGACGTATCCGCTGGCAGTAGAGGTCACGCCCTATCCCAGCGGGCTGAGGACCGTGGAACTCTACGACGTGGTGTTCCCGGGCTTCGGTGGCGAACCAATCCGTGCCTGGCTGCGGCTGCCGGCCCGGAACCTGCGCGAGGACAGCGACGGCCCGCTGCCCGGCGTCGTGCAGTTTGTCGGCTATGGCGGCGGACGCGGCGATGCGCACGAGAACCTGTTCTGGGCTTCGGCCGGATTTGCCCACCTGCAGATGGATACCCGCGGACAGGGCGCCGGTTGGAGCAAGGGCGCCACCCCCGACGGCGCGGGCAGCGCCGGCCCGCAGGTCCCGGGCATGATGACCCGCGGCGTGCTTGATCCGCAGACCTACTACTACCGCCGTTTGTTCACCGATGCCGTGCGCGCGGTGGAGGCGATGCGGTCCCTGCCGCAGGTGTCCTCGGTGCAGGTGGATCCAATGCGGATAGCAGTGCTGGGGCAAAGCCAGGGCGCAGCGCTGGCCCTGGCGGTGTCGGCGCTCTGCCCGGACGTGGCCGCCGTCGTCGCGTTCGTGCCGTTCCTGAGCGATTTCCCGAGGGCAGTATCCGTCACGGATTCCTATCCGTACCGGGAGATCCGGGACTACCTCGCGGTCCAGCGCGGACAGGTGGAAACCGTGATGGAGACGCTGGCCTACTTCGACACCGTCAACCTGGTGCCGCGGGCCACCGCCCCGGCACTGTTCTCGGTGGCGCTGATGGACACCACCACTCCCCCGTCCACGGTCTACGCCGCGTACAACACCTACGCCGGGCCGAAGGAGCTGACGGTCTGGCCGTTCAATGGTCACGAGGCCGGAGCAATCGAGGACGACGTCGCGGCGCTGGCATTTCTGCAGAAGCAGCTGGCGGGTTAG
- a CDS encoding ROK family transcriptional regulator encodes MERSIISASAPAGRGTDNLRSANLSRILTLLHRSGPLSRADLTRLTGFNRSTVGALATDLAAMGLAYETDPPAGRVGRPSPLVHPNERVAAVVVHPDVDAVTVGLVGLGGRVHRRVRHDTVSPPSVDETVSITRAVLAGMAPDLAAMDRIAGVGVAVPGLTRTSDGQVLLAPHLGWRNEPLAAPLAQALALPVFAGNDATLGSVAETLFGAAVDTENTVYLNGSASGIGGGIIVAGTPLRGADGYAGELGHTQVNSAGASCHCGRRGCLETEVNLARLLDALNLDRADQDTLDAAMAEPRNDSVNAEVDRQLDQLAVALTNFVNIFNPDAIVLGGFLGTLFAANPERLTGAVAAEAVAGLGERVQLRRAALRSELLLVGAAELAFAPVLAAPHPA; translated from the coding sequence GTGGAACGCAGCATTATCAGCGCGTCCGCACCGGCAGGTCGCGGCACGGACAACCTGCGCTCCGCCAACCTTTCGCGCATCCTGACCCTGCTGCACCGGAGCGGCCCGCTTTCCCGCGCGGACCTGACCCGCCTCACGGGCTTTAACCGCTCCACCGTCGGCGCACTGGCAACAGATCTGGCCGCCATGGGGCTGGCCTATGAGACGGATCCGCCCGCCGGACGCGTCGGGCGGCCGAGTCCGCTGGTCCATCCCAATGAGCGGGTGGCTGCCGTGGTGGTCCACCCCGACGTCGACGCCGTGACCGTGGGCCTCGTGGGCCTGGGCGGCCGGGTGCACCGCCGGGTCCGCCATGACACCGTCTCGCCGCCGAGCGTGGATGAAACAGTCAGCATCACCCGCGCCGTGCTCGCCGGGATGGCTCCGGATCTGGCCGCCATGGACCGGATTGCCGGCGTGGGCGTGGCCGTGCCCGGACTCACCCGAACCTCCGACGGACAGGTGCTGCTGGCCCCGCATCTGGGTTGGCGGAACGAACCGCTGGCCGCTCCCCTGGCCCAGGCACTGGCGTTGCCGGTCTTCGCCGGCAACGACGCCACGCTGGGGTCGGTGGCCGAAACCCTGTTCGGTGCCGCCGTCGACACGGAAAACACCGTGTACCTCAACGGCAGCGCGAGCGGGATCGGCGGCGGGATCATCGTTGCCGGCACACCGCTGCGCGGAGCGGACGGTTACGCGGGCGAACTCGGGCACACGCAGGTCAACAGCGCCGGCGCTTCGTGCCACTGCGGCCGTCGCGGCTGCCTGGAAACCGAAGTGAACCTGGCCCGGCTGCTGGACGCGCTGAATCTGGACCGCGCCGATCAGGACACCCTGGACGCCGCAATGGCCGAACCCCGGAATGATTCCGTCAACGCGGAGGTGGACCGGCAGCTGGATCAGCTGGCAGTGGCACTGACGAACTTCGTCAACATCTTCAACCCGGACGCGATTGTCCTGGGCGGTTTCCTCGGCACCCTGTTTGCTGCCAATCCGGAACGCCTGACCGGAGCTGTTGCCGCCGAGGCGGTGGCCGGCCTGGGCGAGCGGGTGCAGCTGCGCCGGGCGGCGCTGCGTTCCGAGCTGCTGCTGGTGGGCGCCGCGGAACTGGCCTTCGCTCCGGTGCTGGCCGCGCCGCATCCGGCTTAG
- a CDS encoding NAD(P)/FAD-dependent oxidoreductase: MPNTLPPDTVAVLGGGVLGLSTAVQLLRGGADVLLVTEAEVGSGASGRSLSWLNAGGGYGEDYYLLRMAGIDRYRTLLARNPGLDWLAFDGGLYWDDDPFTVVERHNSQTRQGYDARMLEREEVPGAVAGVEPGVLPHRVLVNPGEGWVSLPHLVRHLAEEFTLRGGILIEHAGRCTLTRGTVPDAVPGAVPGAEGTDDGIRVRGLRTAGGEEYAAGAVVVACGAGTSAVLAEAGVQLPDASDPAMLVISEPVEHGLRAVLNTPRISLRPHPGGRLAMDSTWYLDRVERRADGSWSVDPKLPAELAAEATRVLAGHPEVVPQSWHPGLKPVPGDGEPVLGELAALPGCWAVFTHSGATLGLIAGELVADEILTGRRHPLLAPFRAERFGFGWDS, encoded by the coding sequence ATGCCGAATACGCTTCCGCCGGACACCGTTGCTGTCCTCGGCGGCGGAGTGCTGGGACTCTCAACCGCGGTGCAGCTGCTGCGCGGCGGTGCGGATGTGCTGCTGGTGACGGAGGCGGAGGTAGGCAGCGGTGCCTCCGGGCGCTCGCTGTCCTGGCTGAACGCCGGCGGCGGCTACGGGGAGGACTACTACCTGCTGCGGATGGCCGGCATCGACCGCTACCGGACCCTGCTGGCACGGAACCCCGGCCTCGACTGGCTGGCCTTCGACGGCGGCCTGTACTGGGACGATGATCCGTTCACCGTGGTCGAGCGGCACAACAGCCAGACCCGGCAGGGCTACGACGCCCGGATGCTGGAACGCGAGGAGGTCCCCGGCGCCGTAGCCGGAGTGGAGCCAGGTGTGCTGCCGCACCGGGTGCTGGTCAATCCGGGGGAGGGCTGGGTGTCGCTGCCGCACCTGGTCCGGCACCTGGCCGAGGAGTTCACGCTGCGCGGCGGCATCCTGATCGAACACGCGGGTCGGTGCACGCTCACCCGCGGCACTGTTCCCGATGCTGTTCCCGGCGCTGTTCCCGGCGCTGAAGGCACCGACGACGGCATCAGGGTGCGCGGGCTGCGCACCGCCGGCGGGGAAGAATACGCGGCCGGCGCCGTCGTCGTCGCCTGCGGGGCCGGCACCTCGGCGGTGCTGGCCGAGGCCGGAGTGCAGCTGCCCGACGCCTCGGACCCGGCGATGCTGGTGATCAGCGAACCTGTGGAGCACGGGCTGCGGGCTGTGCTGAACACTCCGCGGATCTCGCTCCGTCCGCATCCCGGCGGACGGCTCGCCATGGACTCCACCTGGTATCTGGACCGGGTGGAACGCCGCGCCGACGGCAGCTGGAGCGTGGATCCGAAGTTGCCGGCCGAGCTGGCGGCGGAAGCGACCCGGGTGCTGGCCGGGCATCCCGAGGTGGTGCCGCAGAGCTGGCATCCCGGGCTGAAGCCGGTGCCCGGGGACGGCGAGCCCGTGCTCGGTGAGCTGGCCGCGCTGCCCGGCTGCTGGGCAGTGTTTACCCATTCCGGGGCCACACTGGGCCTGATCGCGGGGGAGCTCGTCGCCGACGAGATCCTCACCGGCCGCCGGCATCCGCTGCTGGCACCGTTCCGGGCCGAGCGTTTCGGCTTCGGCTGGGACTCCTAA